A part of Streptomyces sp. NBC_01235 genomic DNA contains:
- a CDS encoding bacterial proteasome activator family protein: MEMPRNERSPENAQKILVVGQDGMALGGIDADEDSREIPVTEMVEQPAKVMRIGSMIKQLLEEVRAAPLDEASRARLKEIHSSSVKELEDGLAPELVEELERLSLPFNEDSTPSDAELRIAQAQLVGWLEGLFHGIQTTLFAQQMAARAQLEQMRRALPPGASHEGVDDPRAGGRTGGPYL; the protein is encoded by the coding sequence ATGGAGATGCCGAGGAACGAAAGGTCGCCGGAGAACGCCCAGAAGATCCTGGTCGTAGGTCAGGACGGCATGGCGCTCGGCGGCATCGACGCCGACGAGGACTCCCGTGAGATCCCGGTGACGGAAATGGTCGAGCAGCCCGCGAAGGTCATGCGCATCGGCAGCATGATCAAGCAGCTGCTCGAGGAGGTGCGCGCGGCTCCCCTGGACGAGGCGAGCCGGGCCCGGCTGAAGGAGATCCACTCGAGCTCGGTGAAGGAACTGGAGGACGGCCTGGCACCTGAGCTGGTCGAGGAACTGGAGCGGCTGTCCCTGCCGTTCAACGAGGACTCGACCCCGAGCGACGCGGAACTGCGCATCGCGCAGGCCCAGTTGGTCGGCTGGCTGGAGGGCCTCTTCCACGGCATCCAGACCACTCTCTTCGCTCAGCAGATGGCCGCGCGGGCCCAGTTGGAGCAGATGCGCCGCGCGCTGCCGCCGGGCGCGAGCCACGAGGGCGTCGACGACCCGCGAGCGGGCGGCCGTACGGGCGGACCGTACCTCTAG
- a CDS encoding protein kinase domain-containing protein has product MAQQRAQGPSDPEATGGGMSDAPENWGNGGLVGDGRYRLTRRLGRGGMAEVFAAEDVRLGRTVAVKLLRADLAEDPVSKARFTREAQSVAGLNHHAIVAVYDSGEDFVGGQSVPYIVMEIVEGRTIRDLLLNAEAPGPEQALIITSGVLEALAYSHQHGIVHRDIKPANVIITHNGAVKVMDFGIARALHGASTTMTQTGMVMGTPQYLSPEQALGKAVDHRSDLYATGCLLYELLALRPPFTGETPLSVVYQHVQDIPVPPSQTSGGECPPELDGLVMRSLAKDPDDRFQTAEEMRGLVQYGLQMLYDQGGHTGTWNTGPVGAHDGRGTPAGGFASTTVLPHGADGSSTSQIPQPILPTGYGGGDDGGFEGHGNRGSGRGKLWILAVFAVIAIAAGVALALNGKGTGGSGSETTKSPSSSPSPTTSPSTSPSEEVSDTATDDTSDDSTGSNSDSDYSPPYTPSDTPSYSQSQSATSEPSADPTETQPTEEPSNPATTAPGTDGGTGATDGTSSGTDQGTTVGNLG; this is encoded by the coding sequence ATGGCACAGCAGCGCGCTCAGGGCCCGTCCGACCCCGAGGCGACTGGCGGCGGTATGTCAGATGCGCCGGAGAACTGGGGCAACGGCGGGCTGGTAGGGGACGGCCGATACCGGCTGACCCGCAGACTCGGCCGAGGCGGCATGGCCGAGGTGTTCGCGGCCGAGGACGTACGCCTCGGACGCACCGTCGCGGTCAAACTGCTGCGCGCCGACCTCGCCGAGGACCCCGTGTCCAAGGCCCGTTTCACGCGCGAGGCCCAGTCTGTGGCCGGCCTCAACCACCACGCGATCGTCGCCGTGTACGACTCCGGCGAGGACTTCGTGGGCGGCCAGAGCGTGCCGTACATCGTGATGGAGATCGTCGAGGGACGCACGATCCGCGACCTCCTCCTCAACGCCGAGGCGCCCGGGCCCGAGCAGGCCCTGATCATCACCTCCGGCGTCCTGGAGGCGCTCGCCTACTCGCACCAGCACGGCATCGTGCACCGCGACATCAAGCCCGCGAACGTGATCATCACGCACAACGGCGCGGTCAAGGTGATGGACTTCGGCATCGCGCGCGCCCTGCACGGCGCGTCCACGACGATGACGCAGACCGGCATGGTCATGGGCACCCCGCAGTACCTCTCCCCGGAGCAGGCGCTCGGCAAGGCCGTCGACCACCGCTCCGACCTGTACGCCACGGGCTGCCTGCTGTACGAACTCCTCGCGCTGCGGCCCCCGTTCACCGGCGAGACGCCGCTGTCGGTGGTCTACCAGCACGTGCAGGACATCCCGGTACCGCCGTCGCAGACCTCGGGCGGGGAGTGCCCGCCGGAGCTCGACGGCCTCGTCATGCGCTCCCTGGCCAAGGACCCGGACGACCGGTTCCAGACGGCGGAGGAGATGCGCGGCCTCGTCCAGTACGGGCTCCAGATGCTGTACGACCAGGGCGGTCACACCGGCACCTGGAACACCGGCCCGGTCGGCGCGCACGACGGCCGCGGCACGCCCGCCGGCGGCTTCGCGAGCACGACCGTGCTGCCGCACGGCGCCGACGGCTCCAGCACCTCGCAGATCCCGCAGCCGATCCTGCCCACGGGCTACGGCGGCGGTGACGACGGCGGCTTCGAGGGCCACGGCAACAGGGGCAGCGGCCGCGGCAAGCTGTGGATCCTCGCCGTCTTCGCGGTGATCGCCATCGCCGCGGGCGTCGCGCTCGCGCTGAACGGCAAGGGGACGGGCGGCAGCGGCAGCGAGACGACGAAGTCGCCGTCCAGTTCGCCGTCGCCCACGACCTCGCCCAGCACGTCGCCGAGCGAGGAGGTGAGCGACACGGCCACGGACGACACCTCGGACGACAGCACCGGTTCGAACTCCGACTCGGACTACTCGCCGCCGTACACGCCCTCGGACACGCCGTCGTACAGCCAGTCCCAGTCGGCCACCTCCGAGCCGTCGGCCGACCCGACGGAGACCCAGCCGACCGAGGAGCCGAGCAACCCGGCGACGACCGCCCCGGGGACGGACGGCGGGACCGGCGCGACGGACGGCACCTCGAGCGGCACGGACCAGGGGACCACCGTCGGGAACCTCGGGTAA
- a CDS encoding protein kinase domain-containing protein: MSQDGAQGRYAGRALAAGRYQLRDLLGEGGMASVHLAYDAVLDRQVAVKTLHTELGREQAFRERFRREAQAVAKLTHTNIVSVFDTGEDEVEGLTTPYIVMEYVEGRPLGSVLDEDVRQQGAMPADKALKITADVLAALEISHEMGLVHRDIKPGNVMMTKRGVVKVMDFGIARAMQSGVTSMTQTGMVVGTPQYLSPEQALGRGVDARSDLYSVGIMLFQLVTGRLPFEADSPLAIAYAHVQEEPVAPSSINRALPPAVDALIARALKKNPNERFPTAVAMRDECLRVAASFQPAPPSIVPGVQTSSGAGVGSAVFPPVGQGTPAPQAGVQTPYQPAPTPNPYGTPTPSPSYGYPQQGGYQTPAPAYGHQQAPHTPPAYNLAPQPSTTVSSGGGSRKNSRTVLIGSAVVAVVAVGGLIASLTLNGGSDDDAKGGTTSSSPSATKAADYRAPDTSKTIESTECSEPQESYNDPDKIRVPNFKFKYIASVKECFQAAGWTMKITKVDENTYGDGAVMEQFPSAGTDVDPKDMPEIELKVSTGNPAS, encoded by the coding sequence ATGAGCCAGGACGGCGCGCAGGGCCGGTACGCGGGGCGGGCGCTCGCCGCGGGCCGCTATCAGCTGCGCGACTTGCTCGGCGAGGGCGGCATGGCCTCGGTGCACCTCGCCTACGACGCCGTGCTCGACCGTCAGGTCGCGGTGAAGACCCTGCACACCGAACTCGGCCGCGAGCAGGCCTTCCGCGAGCGCTTCCGCCGCGAGGCCCAGGCCGTGGCCAAGCTCACGCACACCAACATCGTCTCCGTCTTCGACACCGGCGAGGACGAGGTCGAGGGGCTGACGACGCCGTACATCGTCATGGAGTACGTCGAGGGCCGCCCGCTCGGCTCCGTGCTCGACGAGGACGTGCGGCAGCAGGGCGCGATGCCCGCCGACAAGGCGCTGAAGATCACCGCGGACGTGCTGGCGGCGCTGGAGATCAGCCACGAGATGGGGCTGGTCCACCGCGACATCAAGCCCGGCAACGTGATGATGACCAAGCGCGGCGTCGTCAAGGTGATGGACTTCGGCATCGCGCGCGCCATGCAGTCCGGGGTCACCTCGATGACCCAGACCGGCATGGTCGTCGGCACCCCGCAGTACCTCTCCCCCGAACAGGCGCTGGGCCGCGGGGTGGACGCCCGCTCCGACCTGTACTCGGTCGGCATCATGCTGTTCCAACTCGTCACCGGGCGGCTGCCGTTCGAGGCCGATTCGCCGCTTGCGATCGCGTACGCGCACGTGCAGGAGGAGCCGGTGGCTCCCTCCTCGATCAACCGGGCGCTGCCCCCGGCCGTCGACGCGCTGATCGCCCGCGCGCTGAAGAAGAACCCGAACGAGCGTTTCCCGACCGCCGTCGCCATGCGCGACGAGTGCCTGCGCGTCGCCGCCTCCTTCCAGCCGGCCCCGCCGAGCATCGTCCCTGGCGTGCAGACGTCGAGCGGCGCGGGCGTCGGCTCCGCGGTGTTCCCGCCGGTCGGCCAGGGCACCCCGGCGCCCCAGGCGGGCGTCCAGACGCCCTACCAGCCCGCCCCGACCCCGAACCCGTACGGCACCCCGACGCCGTCCCCCTCCTACGGCTACCCGCAGCAGGGCGGCTACCAGACGCCCGCTCCGGCGTACGGCCACCAGCAGGCGCCGCACACCCCGCCCGCGTACAACCTCGCCCCGCAGCCCTCGACGACGGTGTCCTCGGGCGGCGGCAGCCGCAAGAACAGCAGGACGGTACTCATCGGCTCGGCCGTCGTCGCCGTGGTGGCGGTCGGCGGCCTCATCGCCAGCCTCACGCTGAACGGCGGCAGCGACGACGACGCCAAGGGCGGTACCACCAGCTCCTCGCCGTCGGCGACGAAGGCGGCGGACTACCGCGCGCCGGACACGTCCAAGACGATCGAGTCGACGGAGTGCTCCGAGCCGCAGGAGTCGTACAACGACCCCGACAAGATCCGGGTGCCGAACTTCAAGTTCAAGTACATCGCCTCGGTCAAGGAGTGCTTCCAGGCCGCCGGCTGGACGATGAAGATCACAAAGGTGGACGAGAACACCTACGGCGACGGGGCGGTCATGGAGCAGTTCCCCTCCGCCGGAACGGACGTCGACCCGAAGGACATGCCCGAGATCGAGCTCAAGGTCTCCACGGGCAACCCGGCGTCGTGA
- a CDS encoding molybdopterin molybdotransferase MoeA, which yields MTPRGTGQGLDAEDLDVEEALALVKDGNGPARPAGDHGPARREDNGNGSPSSLAPETGHRGAAGEHRHRATPWPEARTIAARSGAARRAPVSVTLGDALGLVLAAPLTALTDLPSFDTSAMDGWAVAGPGPWHVRDEGVLAGSAAPAPLADGEAVRIATGARIPADTTAVLRSEHGRTDDNGRLHPTREMQHGQDIRPRGQECRSGDQLLLAGAVVTPAVLGLAAAAGYDTLTAVPRPRVEVLVLGDELLTEGRPHDGLIRDALGPMLPPWLRALGAEVTAVRRLGDDAKALHRAITASAADLIVTTGGTASGPVDHVHPTLRRIDAELLVDGVKVRPGHPMLLARLKEDQHLVGLPGNPLAAVSGLLTLAEPLLRTLAARPAPERYALPLREAVHGPPYDTRLIPVVLRGDHAVPLHYNGPAMLRGIAAADALAVVPPGGARAGQETELLDLPWATAGIGACFT from the coding sequence ATGACCCCCCGCGGCACCGGGCAGGGCCTCGACGCCGAGGACCTCGACGTCGAGGAGGCGCTCGCCCTCGTGAAGGACGGCAACGGCCCCGCCCGCCCGGCCGGCGACCACGGCCCCGCACGGCGCGAGGACAACGGCAACGGCTCTCCGTCCTCCCTCGCCCCGGAGACCGGCCACCGGGGCGCCGCCGGGGAGCACCGCCACCGGGCCACCCCCTGGCCCGAGGCCCGGACGATCGCCGCCCGGTCCGGCGCCGCCCGCCGCGCGCCCGTCTCCGTCACCCTCGGCGACGCTCTCGGCCTCGTCCTGGCCGCCCCTCTGACCGCCCTCACCGACCTGCCCTCCTTCGACACCTCGGCGATGGACGGATGGGCGGTCGCCGGCCCCGGCCCGTGGCACGTGCGGGACGAGGGCGTGCTGGCCGGAAGCGCCGCGCCCGCGCCCCTCGCCGACGGCGAGGCCGTCCGGATCGCCACCGGCGCCCGGATCCCCGCGGACACCACGGCGGTGCTGCGCAGCGAGCACGGCCGCACCGACGACAACGGCCGGCTGCACCCCACCCGTGAGATGCAGCACGGGCAGGACATCCGCCCGCGCGGTCAGGAGTGCCGCAGCGGGGACCAGTTGCTGCTCGCCGGAGCGGTGGTGACCCCGGCCGTGCTCGGCCTCGCCGCCGCCGCCGGATACGACACGCTGACCGCCGTTCCCCGGCCCCGGGTCGAGGTGCTCGTCCTGGGCGACGAGCTGCTCACCGAGGGCCGCCCGCACGACGGCCTCATCCGGGACGCGCTCGGCCCGATGCTGCCTCCATGGCTGCGGGCGCTGGGCGCCGAGGTCACCGCCGTACGCAGGCTCGGCGACGACGCGAAGGCGTTGCACAGGGCCATCACCGCATCCGCCGCCGACCTGATCGTCACCACCGGGGGTACCGCCTCGGGCCCCGTCGACCACGTTCACCCCACCCTGCGCCGCATCGATGCCGAACTCCTCGTCGACGGCGTCAAGGTGCGCCCCGGTCACCCCATGCTGCTGGCCCGCCTCAAGGAGGACCAGCACCTCGTCGGCCTGCCCGGCAACCCCCTCGCTGCCGTCTCCGGCCTGCTCACCCTCGCCGAGCCCCTGCTGCGCACCCTTGCCGCCCGCCCGGCTCCCGAGCGGTACGCGCTGCCGTTGAGGGAGGCGGTGCACGGGCCCCCGTACGACACCCGGCTCATCCCGGTCGTGCTGCGGGGCGACCATGCCGTGCCGCTGCACTACAACGGCCCGGCCATGCTGCGGGGCATCGCCGCGGCCGATGCGCTCGCCGTCGTACCGCCGGGGGGCGCACGGGCGGGTCAGGAGACCGAACTCCTCGACCTGCCGTGGGCGACGGCGGGGATCGGGGCCTGTTTCACGTGA
- a CDS encoding alpha-ketoacid dehydrogenase subunit beta, with amino-acid sequence MAETATTNGAVSKNLALAKAINESLRHALEADPKVLIMGEDVGKLGGVFRVTDGLQKDFGESRVIDTPLAESGIVGTAIGLALRGYRPVVEIQFDGFVFPAYDQIVTQLAKMHARSLGKVKLPVVVRIPYGGGIGAVEHHSESPEALFAHVSGLKIVSPSNASDAYWMMQQAIQSDDPVIFFEPKRRYWDKAEVNTEAIPGPLHKARVVREGTDLTLVAYGPMVKLCQEVADAAAEEGKNLEVLDLRSVSPLDFDSIQASVEKTRRLVVVHEAPVFFGSGAEIAARITERCFYHLEAPVLRVGGYHAPYPPARLEEEYLPGLDRVLDAVDRALAY; translated from the coding sequence ATGGCCGAGACCGCGACAACCAATGGTGCGGTGTCCAAGAACCTGGCCCTGGCCAAGGCGATCAACGAGTCGCTGCGCCATGCCCTGGAGGCGGACCCCAAGGTCCTGATCATGGGCGAGGACGTCGGCAAGCTCGGCGGCGTCTTCCGGGTGACGGACGGCCTGCAGAAGGACTTCGGCGAGAGCCGCGTCATCGACACCCCGCTCGCCGAGTCCGGCATCGTCGGCACCGCGATCGGCCTGGCCCTGCGCGGCTACCGCCCGGTGGTGGAGATCCAGTTCGACGGCTTCGTCTTCCCGGCCTACGACCAGATCGTCACGCAGCTCGCGAAGATGCACGCGCGCTCGCTCGGCAAGGTCAAGCTCCCGGTCGTCGTCCGCATCCCCTACGGCGGCGGCATCGGCGCGGTCGAGCACCACTCGGAATCGCCGGAAGCCCTTTTCGCCCACGTGTCGGGCCTGAAGATCGTCTCCCCGTCCAACGCGTCCGACGCGTACTGGATGATGCAGCAGGCCATCCAGAGCGACGACCCGGTGATCTTCTTCGAGCCCAAGCGGCGCTACTGGGACAAGGCCGAGGTCAACACCGAGGCGATCCCCGGCCCCCTGCACAAGGCCCGGGTCGTCCGCGAGGGCACCGACCTGACCCTCGTCGCCTACGGCCCGATGGTGAAGCTCTGCCAGGAGGTCGCCGACGCGGCCGCCGAGGAGGGCAAGAACCTGGAGGTCCTGGACCTGCGTTCGGTGTCCCCCCTGGACTTCGACTCGATCCAGGCGTCGGTGGAGAAGACGCGCCGTCTGGTCGTCGTCCACGAGGCGCCGGTGTTCTTCGGTTCCGGCGCGGAGATTGCCGCCCGGATCACCGAACGCTGCTTCTACCACCTGGAGGCACCGGTCCTGCGGGTCGGCGGCTATCACGCCCCGTACCCGCCGGCGCGCCTGGAGGAGGAGTACCTGCCTGGCCTGGACCGGGTGCTCGACGCCGTCGACCGTGCCCTGGCGTACTGA
- a CDS encoding NAD(P)H-quinone oxidoreductase, which translates to MHAITIPEPGGPEALVWSEVPDPVPGEGEVLVEVAASAVNRADILQRQGFYDPPPGASPYPGLECSGRIAAIGPGVSGWAVGDEVCALLAGGGYAEKVAVPAGQLLPVPAGVGLRQAAALPEVTSTVWSNVFMIAHLRPGETLLVHGGSSGIGTMAIQLAKAAGARVAVTAGTKEKLEHCAELGADILINYREQDFVAELKQATDGAGADVILDNMGAKYLDRNVQALAVNGRLAIIGMQGGLKAELNIGALLGKRAAISATSLRARPPEEKEAIVAAVREHVWPLLVAGHVRPVVDRELPMSDAPVAHRVVEDSGHVGKVLLVAPAAL; encoded by the coding sequence ATGCATGCGATCACGATTCCCGAACCTGGTGGTCCCGAGGCGCTGGTGTGGAGCGAGGTCCCCGATCCCGTACCCGGCGAGGGCGAGGTCCTGGTCGAGGTGGCGGCCAGCGCCGTCAACCGCGCCGACATCCTCCAGCGCCAGGGCTTCTACGACCCACCGCCCGGCGCCTCCCCCTACCCCGGCCTGGAGTGCTCCGGACGGATCGCCGCGATCGGCCCCGGTGTCTCCGGCTGGGCCGTCGGCGACGAGGTGTGCGCGCTGCTCGCGGGCGGCGGATACGCCGAGAAGGTGGCCGTGCCGGCCGGCCAGTTGCTGCCCGTGCCGGCGGGCGTCGGCCTCCGGCAGGCCGCCGCGCTCCCCGAGGTGACCAGCACCGTCTGGTCGAACGTCTTCATGATCGCCCACCTCCGCCCCGGCGAGACGCTGCTCGTGCACGGCGGCTCCAGCGGCATCGGCACCATGGCGATCCAGCTGGCCAAGGCCGCCGGCGCGAGGGTCGCCGTCACCGCGGGCACCAAGGAGAAGCTGGAACACTGCGCCGAACTGGGCGCCGACATCCTGATCAACTACCGCGAGCAGGACTTCGTCGCCGAGCTGAAGCAGGCCACGGACGGCGCCGGTGCCGATGTCATCCTCGACAACATGGGCGCGAAGTACCTGGACCGCAACGTCCAGGCCCTCGCCGTGAACGGCCGGCTCGCGATCATCGGCATGCAGGGCGGCCTCAAGGCCGAGCTGAACATCGGCGCGCTCCTCGGCAAGCGTGCCGCCATCAGCGCGACCTCGCTGCGGGCCCGCCCCCCGGAGGAGAAGGAGGCCATCGTCGCGGCCGTCCGCGAGCACGTCTGGCCCCTGCTCGTCGCCGGCCACGTTCGCCCCGTCGTCGACCGCGAACTCCCGATGAGCGACGCGCCCGTCGCCCACCGGGTCGTGGAGGACAGCGGCCACGTGGGCAAGGTGCTGCTGGTCGCGCCCGCGGCGCTCTAA
- a CDS encoding phosphotransferase, which translates to MPRSCVPPSVPHAPPLGTLLRRYAAGTALACEPVDEGLLNRGYRLRTTRGRYFLKHHFDPDTADPASIARQHRATERLADLGVPVAPPLPGHDGRTVAVVGGHAYALHPWIDGRHRHGAQLTPGQCGRLGALLGVVHASLEHVMRAQGEQAPPTSEERPVRQVPPGHEGHASPAREPERATPPGHTARAEHTAPAEHPAAAPSPDPADTFALIDDLLARVRRHRPADSFDELARHRLLERRTLLERHADRRPPHGGPVGWVHGDFHPFNLLYRGDAPAAIVDWDRLGVQPRAEEAVRAAAIFFVRPDGTLDLPKAGAYARAYRRAAGATPSELAAAVHRVWWERLNDFWMLRWHYERGDTRADSQFPAASALAVWWTREYDAVCGAFAD; encoded by the coding sequence GTGCCGCGCTCCTGTGTACCACCCTCCGTACCCCACGCGCCCCCTCTGGGCACCCTGCTCCGCCGGTACGCCGCCGGCACCGCGCTCGCCTGCGAGCCCGTCGACGAGGGGCTGCTGAACCGCGGCTACCGGCTGCGCACCACCCGAGGCCGCTACTTCCTCAAGCACCACTTCGACCCGGACACCGCCGACCCCGCCTCCATCGCCCGCCAGCACCGGGCCACCGAGCGCCTGGCCGACCTGGGCGTCCCGGTCGCACCCCCGCTGCCCGGCCACGACGGACGTACGGTCGCCGTCGTCGGCGGCCACGCCTACGCCCTCCACCCGTGGATCGACGGCCGCCACCGCCACGGCGCCCAGCTCACCCCCGGCCAGTGCGGTCGTCTGGGAGCGCTGCTGGGGGTGGTGCATGCCAGCCTGGAGCACGTGATGCGCGCACAGGGCGAGCAGGCGCCGCCGACGAGCGAAGAGCGCCCGGTCCGGCAGGTGCCCCCGGGGCACGAAGGGCACGCGTCCCCGGCGCGCGAACCGGAGCGCGCCACCCCGCCCGGGCACACCGCCCGCGCCGAGCACACGGCCCCCGCCGAACACCCCGCCGCCGCCCCGAGCCCCGACCCCGCCGACACCTTCGCGCTCATCGACGACCTCCTCGCGCGCGTGCGCCGCCACCGCCCCGCCGACTCCTTCGACGAACTCGCCCGCCACCGCCTCCTGGAGCGGCGCACGCTGCTGGAACGGCACGCGGACCGGCGACCCCCGCACGGCGGCCCGGTCGGCTGGGTGCACGGGGACTTCCACCCCTTCAACCTGCTCTACCGCGGGGACGCCCCCGCCGCCATCGTCGACTGGGACCGGCTCGGCGTGCAGCCCCGCGCCGAGGAGGCCGTCCGCGCCGCCGCGATCTTCTTCGTCCGGCCCGACGGCACTCTCGACCTGCCGAAGGCGGGGGCGTACGCGCGCGCGTACCGGCGTGCCGCCGGGGCCACCCCCTCCGAACTCGCGGCGGCCGTGCACCGCGTGTGGTGGGAGCGCCTCAACGACTTCTGGATGCTGCGCTGGCACTACGAGCGCGGCGACACCCGCGCGGACTCCCAGTTCCCGGCGGCCTCGGCGCTCGCCGTGTGGTGGACACGGGAGTACGACGCGGTGTGCGGGGCGTTCGCGGACTGA
- the pdhA gene encoding pyruvate dehydrogenase (acetyl-transferring) E1 component subunit alpha: MTVESTAARKPRRSAGGKAGATGTERTTRTTARKSAEPELVQLLTPEGKRVKNSRNAEYAKYVADITPEELRGLYRDMVLTRRFDAEATSLQRQGELGLWASLLGQEAAQIGSGRATREDDYVFPTYREHGVAWCRGVDPTNLLGMFRGVNNGGWDPNSNNFHLYTIVIGSQTLHATGYAMGVAKDGADSAVIAYFGDGASSQGDVAESFTFSAVYNAPVVFFCQNNQWAISEPTEKQTRVPLYQRAQGYGFPGVRVDGNDVLACLAVTKWALERARNGEGPTLVEAYTYRMGAHTTSDDPTKYRADEEREAWEAKDPILRLRRHLEASNHTDEGFFAELEAESEALGRRVREAVRAMPDPDHFAIFENVYADGHALVDEERAQFAAYQASFADEDGGK; this comes from the coding sequence GTGACCGTGGAGAGCACTGCCGCGCGCAAGCCGCGACGCAGCGCCGGAGGCAAGGCCGGCGCCACCGGCACCGAGCGCACCACCCGCACCACCGCGAGGAAGAGTGCCGAGCCCGAGCTCGTGCAGCTGCTGACGCCGGAGGGCAAGCGGGTCAAGAACAGCAGGAACGCGGAGTACGCCAAGTACGTCGCCGACATCACCCCCGAAGAGCTCCGCGGCCTCTACCGCGACATGGTGCTCACCCGCCGCTTCGACGCCGAGGCCACCTCCCTGCAACGCCAGGGCGAGCTGGGCCTGTGGGCCTCGCTGCTGGGCCAGGAGGCCGCCCAGATCGGCTCCGGCCGGGCCACCCGCGAGGACGACTACGTCTTCCCGACCTACCGTGAGCACGGCGTCGCCTGGTGCCGCGGGGTCGACCCGACCAACCTGCTCGGCATGTTCCGGGGCGTGAACAACGGCGGCTGGGACCCCAACAGCAACAACTTCCACCTCTACACGATCGTCATCGGCTCCCAGACGCTGCACGCGACCGGCTACGCGATGGGCGTCGCCAAGGACGGCGCGGACAGCGCGGTGATCGCCTACTTCGGCGACGGCGCGAGCAGCCAGGGCGACGTGGCCGAGTCCTTCACCTTCTCCGCGGTCTACAACGCGCCGGTCGTGTTCTTCTGCCAGAACAACCAGTGGGCGATCTCCGAGCCCACGGAGAAGCAGACCCGGGTGCCGCTCTACCAGCGCGCGCAGGGCTACGGCTTCCCCGGCGTCCGGGTGGACGGCAACGACGTCCTGGCCTGCCTCGCGGTCACGAAGTGGGCGCTGGAGCGGGCCCGCAACGGCGAGGGCCCCACCCTCGTCGAGGCGTACACGTACCGCATGGGCGCCCACACCACCTCCGACGACCCGACGAAGTACCGGGCCGACGAGGAGCGCGAGGCCTGGGAGGCCAAGGACCCGATCCTGCGCCTTCGCCGCCACCTGGAGGCCTCAAACCACACGGACGAGGGATTCTTCGCGGAACTCGAAGCGGAGAGCGAGGCGTTGGGCAGGCGAGTGCGCGAAGCGGTCCGCGCCATGCCGGACCCGGACCACTTCGCCATCTTCGAGAACGTGTACGCGGACGGGCACGCGCTCGTCGACGAGGAGCGTGCCCAGTTCGCCGCCTACCAGGCGTCGTTCGCGGACGAAGACGGGGGTAAGTGA
- a CDS encoding NTP transferase domain-containing protein — MTSNEPPDTAYDAVVLAGGGARRLGGADKPGVRVGGRALLDRVLGACADARTTVVVAAPRPTARPVRWAREDPPGAGPVAALDAGVRHTAADDVLVLSADLPFLAADTVRRLLTALRAGGAEGVLLTDADGRDQPLVAAYRTAALRRELAVLTTDHGGLTGLPLRRLTAGLDLTRVPDPVASFDCDTWDDIATARARIREHGHVLDEWISAVKDELGIDLEVDTGVLLDLARDAAHGVARPAAPLTTFLVGYAAAQAQGGPEAVAEAARKAAALALRWAQEAEQDAAAQQDKAAEPGGSGPDAG; from the coding sequence GTGACCTCGAACGAGCCTCCCGACACGGCGTACGACGCCGTCGTGCTCGCCGGTGGCGGCGCCCGCCGGCTCGGCGGCGCCGACAAGCCCGGCGTGCGGGTGGGCGGGCGCGCGCTGCTCGACCGCGTGCTCGGCGCCTGCGCCGACGCACGCACCACCGTCGTCGTCGCCGCCCCCCGCCCCACTGCCCGGCCGGTGCGCTGGGCGCGGGAGGACCCGCCCGGCGCGGGACCCGTCGCCGCGCTCGACGCCGGGGTGCGGCACACGGCGGCGGACGACGTTCTCGTCCTCTCCGCCGACCTGCCCTTCCTCGCGGCGGACACCGTACGGCGGCTGCTGACCGCTCTGCGCGCCGGCGGAGCCGAGGGCGTGCTGCTCACCGACGCCGACGGCCGCGACCAGCCGCTCGTCGCCGCCTACCGCACGGCCGCCCTGCGCCGCGAGCTGGCGGTGCTCACCACCGACCACGGCGGCCTCACCGGGCTGCCCCTGCGCCGGCTGACCGCCGGGCTCGATCTCACCCGCGTCCCCGACCCGGTCGCGTCCTTCGACTGCGACACCTGGGACGACATCGCCACCGCCAGGGCACGTATCAGGGAGCATGGCCACGTGTTGGATGAATGGATTTCCGCAGTCAAGGACGAACTGGGCATCGACCTCGAGGTCGACACCGGCGTCCTCCTCGACCTCGCCCGTGACGCCGCCCACGGGGTGGCCCGGCCCGCGGCCCCGCTGACCACCTTCCTGGTCGGCTACGCGGCCGCGCAGGCCCAGGGAGGCCCCGAGGCGGTCGCCGAGGCCGCCCGCAAGGCCGCCGCGCTGGCCCTGCGCTGGGCGCAGGAGGCCGAGCAGGACGCCGCCGCCCAGCAGGACAAGGCCGCCGAGCCCGGCGGCTCCGGACCGGACGCCGGATGA